A region of Pleionea litopenaei DNA encodes the following proteins:
- a CDS encoding sigma-70 family RNA polymerase sigma factor, which produces MSTPYNHYRDSLDSYLHQVREYPLLENSDEYRLFDELQNAYCMLAIVCAHENVRKLEPFKILPAQAFRQLYKAAPKLIRVIAFKEPNLKTTFTTHRPLKHTLQDALNQSNSNIDLATIGEITATLRESFPVIVFFEDCLKVIHEVSVTRYQLAKQLLSRVKQLRNQITRHNLRLVIKVVKKYNYLNLPLNDVIQEGNIGLLKAIDRFQLDRKNRFSTYAWWWIRQHVSTYLKKSSGLVRKPEQQIDKMLSILSEFQRHGKDYTSHNLKPIARKRGLSLKEAEDLVLMAQPELSLDHYSNDNFSDDRQNNPYEWLDLNESNEQNGWISDQSLENHLKRLSPLERSIINLRYGLEDQQPRSFREIGQIIGKSTERTRQIESIALAKLRESVASILVEELKN; this is translated from the coding sequence ATGAGCACACCATACAATCATTATCGCGACTCACTTGATTCTTACCTGCATCAAGTGCGCGAATACCCGCTTCTAGAGAATAGCGATGAGTACCGCCTTTTCGATGAGCTACAAAATGCCTACTGTATGCTGGCGATTGTCTGCGCGCACGAGAACGTGCGCAAGCTTGAGCCTTTTAAAATTCTACCAGCCCAAGCATTCAGACAACTTTACAAGGCAGCACCTAAACTTATTCGAGTGATTGCCTTTAAAGAGCCAAATTTAAAAACAACATTTACCACTCATAGGCCGCTAAAGCATACACTTCAGGATGCTCTCAACCAAAGTAATAGCAACATCGATCTTGCTACAATCGGTGAAATTACAGCAACGTTACGCGAATCGTTTCCTGTCATTGTTTTTTTTGAAGACTGCCTCAAGGTTATTCATGAAGTTTCCGTCACTCGCTACCAGTTAGCAAAGCAATTGCTCAGTCGAGTCAAGCAATTGCGTAATCAAATTACACGACATAACCTGCGCTTAGTTATCAAAGTCGTAAAGAAATATAACTACCTGAACTTACCACTGAATGACGTCATACAAGAAGGGAATATAGGATTACTCAAAGCCATTGATCGTTTCCAACTGGATAGAAAAAACCGCTTTTCAACCTATGCTTGGTGGTGGATTAGACAACACGTATCAACTTACCTAAAGAAAAGCAGCGGATTAGTTAGAAAGCCCGAACAACAAATCGATAAGATGCTTTCCATTTTGAGTGAGTTTCAAAGGCATGGCAAGGATTACACAAGTCACAACTTGAAACCTATCGCGCGAAAAAGAGGTTTAAGCTTAAAAGAAGCGGAAGATTTGGTTTTGATGGCGCAACCTGAGCTATCTCTCGATCATTATTCTAACGATAATTTTTCAGACGACCGTCAAAACAATCCCTATGAATGGCTAGACCTAAACGAATCCAATGAACAAAACGGTTGGATAAGTGACCAGTCACTAGAAAATCATCTTAAGCGGCTCAGCCCATTGGAAAGATCGATCATTAATCTACGTTATGGTCTAGAAGATCAACAACCCCGCAGTTTTCGAGAAATCGGGCAAATCATCGGAAAAAGCACCGAGAGAACTCGTCAAATTGAATCGATTGCGTTAGCTAAGTTACGCGAGTCTGTCGCGAGCATCCTAGTCGAAGAACTGAAAAATTGA
- a CDS encoding S9 family peptidase has translation MKPISLVTLCLMSFLVSGVVQSQQLTAERIYQSPSLAGETLASPAISPDGSLITFLKGKQDDYEQLDLWAFDISTGKSRLLFDSTQLHQGEETLSDEEKARRERMRLKGSGIVSYQWSPNGKAILFPLGGDIFYWELGSKKAAKIVDTPAFETDVKFSPQGNYISYIREQNLYVFDLAESKELSITQAGGGNVKFGMAEFVAQEEMKRMTGYWWSPDESKIAFTKVDTSPVEEVTRSEIYADEIKTVTQRYPFAGKNNVLVELGIIEVKNRKFQWVNLGENKDIYLARVQWTQDSNKLTYQIQSRDQQTLTLFSVDWPTLDTQALLKETSKTWINLHEDLFFLKQKPEFIWASERDGFKHLYLYSNQGNLIKQLTKGEWSIDEVEYIDEAKQHIYFTGRKSTPVEKHLYRLNLADETIDKITRRSGYHDIDFATNRTTYIDNFSTINSPPQWSLHDADGQRVAWLAENKVTKEHPLFPYMKDWIKPKFGNIKANDGQKLYYRLYKPANFNPKKKYPVIVYLYGGPRAQMVTNRWTRLVSQYLAQQGYAVFTLDNRGSYNRGKAFEDPIYKAMGSVEVEDQITGVKFLRTLPWVDEKRIGVHGHSYGGYMTLMTLFKAPDYFTAGVSGAPVTDWRLYDTHYTERYMGNPETDADAYEASSVFPYAVNLKKPLLIYHGMADDNVLFKNSTKLYKLLQDNNIPFFVMDYPGKKHSIRGKKTEMHRLNMIRQFFDLHFQVKR, from the coding sequence ATGAAACCTATATCACTTGTCACTCTTTGCTTAATGTCTTTTTTGGTTTCGGGAGTCGTTCAAAGTCAACAGCTAACCGCTGAACGCATCTATCAATCACCGTCATTAGCCGGTGAAACGCTAGCAAGCCCAGCTATATCACCAGACGGCTCACTGATTACCTTTCTGAAAGGTAAGCAAGACGACTACGAACAATTAGATTTGTGGGCTTTCGATATTAGTACAGGAAAGTCTCGGCTGTTATTCGACTCGACTCAATTACACCAAGGCGAAGAGACACTTTCAGACGAAGAGAAAGCACGGCGCGAGAGAATGCGTTTAAAGGGTAGTGGCATCGTCAGCTATCAGTGGTCTCCCAATGGAAAAGCGATTTTATTCCCACTCGGTGGCGATATATTTTATTGGGAATTAGGTAGTAAAAAAGCAGCGAAAATTGTCGATACTCCTGCATTTGAAACAGACGTAAAATTTTCTCCTCAAGGTAACTACATATCCTACATACGAGAACAGAATCTGTATGTGTTTGACCTCGCAGAGAGCAAAGAATTATCGATTACTCAAGCTGGCGGTGGAAACGTAAAGTTTGGTATGGCCGAATTTGTTGCTCAAGAAGAAATGAAGAGAATGACCGGTTACTGGTGGTCACCGGATGAATCAAAAATTGCTTTTACCAAAGTAGACACATCACCGGTTGAGGAAGTGACTCGCAGTGAAATTTACGCCGATGAAATAAAAACCGTGACGCAACGATACCCTTTTGCTGGCAAAAATAATGTCTTAGTGGAACTCGGAATCATCGAAGTCAAAAACCGAAAGTTTCAATGGGTTAATTTGGGAGAAAATAAAGATATTTATCTCGCTCGTGTTCAGTGGACTCAAGACAGCAACAAGTTGACTTACCAAATACAATCAAGAGATCAACAAACGCTCACGCTTTTTTCTGTCGATTGGCCAACACTCGATACTCAGGCATTATTAAAAGAAACCAGCAAAACTTGGATTAATTTACACGAAGACCTTTTCTTCTTAAAACAAAAGCCCGAGTTTATTTGGGCCTCCGAACGAGATGGGTTCAAACACCTTTATCTTTACTCAAATCAAGGAAACCTAATTAAGCAATTGACTAAGGGTGAGTGGAGTATTGATGAAGTCGAGTACATTGATGAAGCTAAACAACACATATACTTTACAGGTCGTAAATCAACTCCTGTTGAAAAGCATTTATACCGTTTAAATCTAGCCGATGAAACGATCGATAAAATCACTCGTCGAAGTGGGTATCACGATATCGACTTCGCAACCAACCGCACAACCTATATCGATAACTTTTCAACCATTAACTCTCCGCCTCAGTGGTCATTACACGATGCCGACGGTCAAAGAGTTGCATGGTTAGCCGAAAACAAAGTTACTAAAGAGCATCCTTTATTTCCCTATATGAAAGATTGGATTAAACCAAAATTCGGTAATATCAAAGCGAACGATGGTCAAAAACTCTATTATCGATTATACAAACCTGCAAACTTTAATCCTAAAAAGAAGTATCCAGTTATTGTCTATTTATACGGAGGTCCCAGAGCGCAGATGGTTACTAATCGGTGGACGCGATTAGTCTCTCAGTATTTGGCGCAACAAGGCTACGCTGTATTCACTTTAGATAACCGAGGTTCGTACAACCGCGGTAAAGCTTTTGAAGATCCAATTTATAAAGCGATGGGCAGTGTCGAAGTTGAAGACCAGATCACCGGCGTTAAATTTCTACGAACACTTCCATGGGTCGATGAAAAGAGAATTGGTGTTCATGGTCATAGCTATGGCGGCTACATGACATTAATGACACTTTTTAAAGCACCCGACTATTTCACAGCGGGTGTTTCTGGAGCACCCGTCACCGACTGGCGTTTGTACGACACCCATTACACAGAACGTTATATGGGAAATCCAGAGACCGACGCAGATGCTTATGAAGCATCTTCGGTTTTCCCTTACGCAGTTAACTTAAAGAAGCCACTATTAATTTACCATGGTATGGCAGATGACAATGTATTGTTTAAAAACAGTACGAAACTTTACAAGCTACTGCAAGACAATAATATTCCGTTCTTTGTTATGGATTATCCGGGTAAAAAACACAGCATTCGAGGGAAAAAAACTGAAATGCATCGGTTGAATATGATTCGACAATTTTTCGACTTACACTTTCAGGTAAAACGTTAA
- the trmL gene encoding tRNA (uridine(34)/cytosine(34)/5-carboxymethylaminomethyluridine(34)-2'-O)-methyltransferase TrmL codes for MLNIVLYQPEIPPNTGNIIRLCANTGFQLHLIKPLGFDLDDKRMRRAGLDYHEWANVKIHESYEDFLTTERPTTLYGASTKGTQRYDQAPFKAGDYLMFGPETRGLPVDIRESLQPGHVLRLPMTADSRSLNLSNSVAIFVYEAWRQLDFAGNVE; via the coding sequence ATGTTAAACATTGTCTTATACCAACCTGAAATACCACCCAATACGGGCAATATTATTCGTCTCTGTGCCAACACGGGGTTTCAGCTTCACCTGATTAAGCCTCTGGGTTTTGATCTGGACGACAAACGCATGCGAAGGGCTGGTCTGGATTATCACGAGTGGGCGAATGTAAAAATTCATGAAAGCTATGAAGATTTCTTAACGACTGAGCGCCCAACCACTCTCTATGGTGCTTCGACAAAGGGTACGCAACGTTATGATCAAGCGCCCTTTAAAGCCGGAGACTACTTGATGTTTGGCCCAGAAACCCGCGGCTTGCCAGTCGATATTCGAGAATCACTTCAGCCTGGGCATGTGTTGCGACTACCAATGACAGCCGATAGCCGATCCCTCAACCTTTCAAACAGTGTTGCGATATTTGTTTACGAAGCTTGGCGTCAGCTCGATTTTGCAGGCAATGTTGAGTAA
- a CDS encoding aminotransferase class V-fold PLP-dependent enzyme: MSLEKHFEPFRNGIVGQSLSTDIDGQKKRVIYADWTASGRLYQPIEHYMSEVIGPYVANTHTETTLTGTTMTHAYHEAQKVIKQHVNADDNDVLIAAGSGMTVVINKFQRILGLRIPEKWQERIQIPEEEKPVVFITHMEHHSNQTTWNTCEVTVQMIKPNDQGLPDLNHLSELLEKFADRPLKIGAFTACSNVTGIQTPYHQMAEIMHNHGGLCFVDFAASAPYVDINMHPANPKQKLDAIYFSPHKFLGGPGSSGILIFDKKLYQNKIPDQPGGGTVSWTNPWGEQCFFEDIEIREDGGTPGFLQLIRAALAVKVKDAMGVENIAAQEHHLCQLLMGELRKNPQIKMLEENVTERLCIVSFYVLGIHHNLIVRLLNDRFGVQTRGGCSCAGTYGHILLDVDQITSSAITSKIDSGDLTDKPGWVRVSFHPTSTQDDVLEVVHAINQVIANAEEWSQQYSFKTCSGEFEPRRDPPSYLSLHDFNPTESQANTSRSWSRWFKSA, from the coding sequence ATGAGCTTAGAAAAACATTTCGAACCTTTCCGTAATGGTATCGTTGGTCAATCACTGTCGACTGACATTGATGGCCAAAAGAAGCGCGTTATCTATGCCGACTGGACCGCTAGCGGTCGCCTATACCAACCGATCGAACATTACATGAGTGAGGTCATTGGTCCTTATGTTGCCAATACGCATACGGAAACGACACTGACCGGCACCACCATGACACACGCTTATCACGAGGCTCAAAAGGTCATCAAGCAGCACGTAAACGCTGACGATAACGACGTTTTAATTGCCGCCGGTAGCGGGATGACCGTTGTCATCAATAAGTTTCAACGCATTCTTGGTCTGCGCATACCAGAAAAATGGCAAGAGCGAATTCAGATTCCTGAAGAAGAGAAGCCGGTGGTGTTCATCACTCATATGGAACATCACTCAAACCAAACCACATGGAACACCTGTGAAGTAACGGTTCAAATGATAAAACCGAACGATCAAGGCCTCCCAGATCTAAATCATTTGTCCGAGTTGCTTGAGAAATTCGCCGACCGCCCCTTAAAAATAGGGGCCTTTACCGCCTGCAGTAATGTTACGGGTATTCAAACCCCTTACCACCAAATGGCTGAGATCATGCATAACCACGGTGGCTTATGCTTTGTCGACTTTGCAGCGAGTGCTCCCTACGTCGACATCAATATGCATCCTGCAAATCCGAAGCAAAAACTCGATGCGATCTACTTTTCGCCGCATAAGTTTCTCGGAGGCCCTGGCAGTAGTGGTATTCTAATATTCGATAAAAAGCTGTACCAAAATAAAATTCCTGACCAACCGGGTGGCGGAACCGTTTCTTGGACCAACCCATGGGGTGAGCAATGCTTCTTCGAAGACATCGAAATTCGTGAAGATGGCGGGACTCCCGGCTTTTTGCAATTAATTCGCGCTGCGTTAGCGGTCAAAGTAAAAGACGCTATGGGCGTTGAAAATATTGCAGCGCAAGAACATCATCTTTGCCAATTGTTAATGGGAGAGTTACGTAAAAACCCTCAAATCAAAATGCTCGAAGAAAATGTCACTGAACGATTATGTATTGTGTCTTTCTACGTGCTCGGCATTCATCACAACTTGATTGTACGCTTGCTCAACGATCGTTTTGGTGTTCAGACTCGAGGGGGTTGTAGTTGCGCGGGAACTTACGGACACATCTTACTCGATGTTGATCAAATTACCTCATCCGCCATCACCAGCAAAATTGATTCTGGTGACCTCACCGATAAACCTGGCTGGGTACGAGTATCGTTTCACCCAACATCCACCCAAGACGATGTGTTAGAGGTTGTCCACGCAATTAATCAAGTGATTGCCAATGCCGAAGAGTGGTCACAACAGTACAGTTTTAAAACTTGCTCAGGTGAATTCGAACCGCGACGCGATCCTCCATCTTATTTATCGCTACATGACTTCAACCCTACCGAATCACAAGCAAATACATCACGCTCATGGAGTCGATGGTTTAAGTCTGCTTAA
- a CDS encoding MerR family transcriptional regulator translates to MSNLERTFSIGTVARLVGVSTHVLRVWERRYDLNLSSRNDKGRRVYSAIEIEKLKLIKHALDVGYKISDIAAMSMSELTHLKESSEATSSAIGKTEKDLFLVYGERLSHWLFRSRSSINYRTLEDLHALSKAVTQSEAIPKGIILELQSITPELEELIYTTRLELPKNVGIWIVCNNLSNAARWRLVQANIEVVSEALEADSVAKLLDRMKGFTYEKSVVDQRTLSDSQLDELISLENPILCDCPKHLADIYIKVDEFFRYTNECEKLSPKDSAVHRHIANKLIQLRSELTELTMDVANMDGIKLSK, encoded by the coding sequence ATGTCTAATTTAGAACGCACGTTTAGTATAGGAACAGTGGCTCGGCTGGTCGGCGTGTCAACGCATGTTTTGCGAGTATGGGAACGTCGATATGATCTCAATTTGTCTTCTCGAAATGATAAAGGGCGCAGAGTGTATTCCGCCATTGAAATCGAGAAGTTGAAGCTCATTAAACATGCGCTTGATGTTGGGTATAAGATCTCTGATATTGCTGCAATGAGCATGAGCGAGTTAACGCATTTAAAAGAGTCGTCGGAGGCAACTTCTAGTGCAATTGGCAAAACTGAAAAAGACTTGTTTTTGGTGTATGGCGAGCGCCTCTCACATTGGCTGTTCCGTTCACGCTCAAGCATTAACTATCGAACGCTAGAAGACTTACATGCATTGAGTAAGGCGGTCACGCAAAGTGAGGCGATTCCCAAAGGAATAATCTTAGAATTACAAAGCATTACCCCAGAGCTTGAAGAGTTGATTTATACCACTCGACTTGAGCTACCGAAGAACGTTGGAATTTGGATTGTATGCAACAACTTATCAAACGCGGCACGGTGGCGACTGGTACAGGCAAATATTGAGGTAGTGAGTGAGGCGCTAGAAGCAGACAGTGTAGCAAAATTGTTGGATCGGATGAAAGGTTTTACCTATGAGAAATCGGTGGTCGATCAAAGAACTTTGTCCGACAGTCAGCTTGACGAATTGATAAGTTTAGAAAATCCGATACTCTGCGATTGTCCAAAACACCTAGCCGACATTTACATTAAAGTCGATGAATTTTTTCGGTACACCAATGAGTGTGAAAAGTTGTCTCCAAAAGACAGTGCTGTTCACCGGCATATAGCTAATAAACTTATACAATTAAGATCTGAGTTGACTGAGTTAACCATGGATGTTGCTAATATGGATGGTATAAAACTGTCGAAATGA
- a CDS encoding DUF6868 family protein, translated as MQTLDQWAEFFGWATLLNFGLLTLVTLILLALQGWMLPLHQKLFKLAEQDVRVAYFRYLANYKLFTLVFFAVPYVALKIMIAS; from the coding sequence ATGCAAACCCTCGATCAATGGGCTGAATTTTTTGGCTGGGCAACCCTACTCAACTTTGGGCTACTGACCTTAGTAACTCTGATACTGCTAGCTCTACAAGGCTGGATGCTGCCACTGCATCAAAAGCTGTTTAAATTGGCGGAACAAGATGTTCGGGTGGCCTATTTTCGCTACTTAGCGAATTACAAACTGTTTACTTTGGTGTTTTTTGCGGTTCCTTATGTTGCATTAAAAATAATGATCGCCAGCTAA